From one Ignavibacteria bacterium genomic stretch:
- a CDS encoding YjgP/YjgQ family permease, which translates to MILLWYTVRRFLSTIAFAVIALCVLFVIIDLIENLAKFIDKGVPFGILAWYYIVYIPDIAKLLIPVACLLAALFVVGRMASTNEVTAMKAAGISTIRFLIPFLIVGMLISVAQVWFSGWVVPNANSAKLHLVQTSMGGGGTNVLQNLYFRDTSNRNVHIGTYNEEQLTAYNVVVEDFTDSASVRLVWRMEAATMYWNPKLGWIAPSARIRSFNTNGMNIRWERNWPVPFTVRYNQIARLQLSVSELTFDQVHDYIETLRKGGKNTRRQEIDYYAGWAFPFSSLIVILLAVPIAARRRKAGIAVNIAIAMVITFFYIAFSEISKSVGAGTQADPLVIAWSANMIFFLLGLVSLAVFRR; encoded by the coding sequence ATGATACTGCTCTGGTACACAGTCCGCCGGTTTCTTTCTACCATAGCATTTGCCGTAATAGCCCTTTGTGTGCTATTTGTGATTATTGACCTGATAGAGAACCTAGCGAAGTTTATTGACAAGGGTGTCCCGTTTGGCATCCTGGCGTGGTATTACATCGTGTACATCCCCGATATAGCCAAGCTGCTCATTCCCGTTGCTTGTTTACTGGCAGCGCTCTTTGTTGTTGGCCGTATGGCATCAACCAACGAGGTGACAGCAATGAAGGCTGCCGGCATTAGCACCATCAGATTCCTTATACCGTTCCTGATTGTTGGCATGCTGATCTCGGTTGCACAGGTATGGTTCAGCGGATGGGTTGTCCCCAATGCCAATTCAGCCAAGCTGCACCTTGTTCAAACCAGTATGGGCGGTGGTGGAACCAACGTTTTACAGAACCTGTACTTCCGGGATACCTCCAACAGGAATGTGCACATTGGAACGTACAACGAAGAACAGCTGACAGCCTATAACGTGGTTGTGGAAGACTTTACTGACTCGGCATCTGTCCGCCTGGTTTGGCGGATGGAGGCCGCAACCATGTACTGGAATCCAAAGCTCGGATGGATAGCCCCGTCGGCCCGCATTCGGTCATTTAACACCAATGGCATGAATATCCGGTGGGAGCGCAACTGGCCCGTTCCGTTTACGGTACGGTACAACCAGATTGCCCGACTGCAGCTCTCCGTTAGTGAATTAACATTCGATCAGGTACACGACTACATCGAAACACTGCGCAAGGGCGGGAAGAATACCCGCCGGCAGGAGATTGATTACTATGCGGGGTGGGCATTCCCGTTTAGCAGCCTGATTGTGATTTTGCTGGCAGTTCCTATTGCAGCACGCCGACGTAAGGCAGGCATTGCTGTGAACATTGCTATTGCCATGGTAATAACGTTTTTTTATATCGCCTTCTCCGAAATCTCAAAATCGGTAGGTGCAGGTACCCAGGCCGATCCGCTGGTCATAGCGTGGAGTGCCAACATGATTTTCTTCCTGCTGGGACTTGTATCGCTTGCCGTATTCCGTCGATAG
- a CDS encoding oligosaccharide flippase family protein, producing the protein MRVTEHLGKISWSLADKGLYVGYGLVQLLQVKALPAEEYGVFSLLVALNTWIMIVSDGSALAGIIQFGTDKNERARLNTLAFVIHTLIVGVGAALVYLFRTPLSAVFSEPRFEAVATMLPLYCLLTLPRMFCLKIIYRDIRMRDLFLIDLIWFGVRTILTTHALATNQLNDFYDIVRIDFYGMAASSAASVMFTVKDLRFGWEGAVSLRQYLKYGIPLALATALNSTPRQLDVLVIAAFFGVGVVGVYNPAKNLFRFFEQAFDAVAALLYPASVRMFSQHRHDDLKIMITKVISMTLLPTIAFVVILELGASNVIVWLLGEQYAASVTHFNVLIFAAIGMPFVLMSSVIAAMGHSAVVVRYSAYGLVIGMAVLFAASFARIEWAIGLGLVVNTIVVGLLCTAYVRRSINFPLRSVLRVITDARSSLEERRALKNGRNGK; encoded by the coding sequence ATGAGGGTTACCGAACATCTGGGAAAGATCAGCTGGTCACTGGCTGACAAAGGCTTGTATGTTGGATACGGGCTGGTTCAGTTGTTGCAGGTAAAGGCGCTGCCGGCTGAGGAGTACGGGGTGTTTTCGCTGCTGGTGGCTCTGAACACCTGGATTATGATAGTAAGTGACGGTTCGGCATTAGCCGGCATCATTCAGTTTGGTACCGACAAGAACGAGCGTGCGCGCCTTAACACACTGGCGTTTGTGATACACACACTGATTGTTGGTGTTGGTGCTGCGCTTGTTTATCTGTTCCGTACCCCGCTATCGGCGGTATTCAGTGAACCACGGTTTGAAGCTGTAGCTACCATGCTACCGCTGTATTGTCTGCTTACGTTACCGCGGATGTTCTGTCTGAAAATTATCTACCGCGACATTCGGATGCGCGACCTGTTCCTTATAGACTTGATCTGGTTTGGCGTGCGCACCATCCTCACGACACACGCTTTGGCCACTAACCAGTTAAACGATTTTTACGATATTGTACGGATTGATTTTTACGGCATGGCAGCCAGCTCGGCAGCCTCGGTTATGTTTACCGTTAAAGACTTACGCTTTGGATGGGAGGGGGCTGTAAGCCTGCGTCAGTACCTGAAATACGGCATCCCGCTTGCGCTTGCCACCGCCCTGAACAGCACGCCACGTCAGCTTGACGTTCTTGTTATTGCAGCCTTCTTCGGCGTGGGCGTCGTAGGGGTGTACAATCCGGCCAAGAATCTGTTCCGTTTTTTCGAGCAGGCATTCGATGCCGTGGCAGCGCTGTTGTACCCTGCGTCTGTAAGAATGTTTTCGCAGCACCGGCATGACGACTTGAAGATCATGATAACAAAGGTTATCAGCATGACTCTGCTGCCGACCATAGCCTTTGTTGTGATACTGGAACTGGGCGCCAGTAACGTGATCGTGTGGCTGTTAGGCGAGCAGTACGCAGCCTCGGTTACGCACTTCAATGTCCTGATTTTTGCCGCTATCGGAATGCCGTTTGTTTTAATGAGTTCGGTGATCGCTGCCATGGGACACAGCGCCGTGGTGGTCAGGTATTCTGCCTACGGTTTAGTCATTGGGATGGCAGTACTTTTTGCTGCAAGCTTTGCGCGCATCGAATGGGCCATTGGCCTTGGACTGGTTGTTAACACGATTGTAGTTGGTTTGTTATGCACCGCCTATGTCCGCCGGTCAATTAACTTTCCGCTACGTTCCGTGCTGCGCGTGATTACCGATGCGCGTTCGAGTCTGGAAGAACGGCGTGCTCTGAAAAATGGGAGGAACGGAAAATGA
- a CDS encoding heparinase II/III-family protein — protein sequence MTIPEHIRLLCGAARPFIVGKLLEKIRGTPRVVTDFGDTDPRVALELTRKHEWYTGVSCNQVADFMRQHPPTDTAMWAVGMDVGIRLQNMVAGLCSHADRRWLSNQDCQQAIRHHVSWIDKHLEFSGGMATSHLLGGLLGMIAAGSVTNEAPIKEKGLWAAREFVQHIRRQILPDGMSFEASTAYHRHVADIMVHATRWMMNCERMKTIANAEYRHTLEKTVQALAVLEAAGMPLIGDNDDGMAVKVNPEYPGTPSTAELYRVYTQECGFTLPKPPAVSSYTEYSDFGLSIWFKPRYTLTARCGPLGQYNKGGHAHNDQNSITLLADGVPFITDSGSYVYTYDPDRRNADRSTQAHSTVVSDHEQRSWPGGADGLFWMFNTRPAPFVERSSSTEWIGSVIHQNKKGYKHTRIIRLVSDTEILIRDEFDGTDSAAYMNLILHPGVTLTVIDGGAVLEHLGRTVRCAWNGSEATTRECSIAPAYHVTCKTVRITVPLPGNHLDWSIYLPT from the coding sequence GTGACGATACCAGAACATATCCGTTTGCTGTGTGGTGCCGCCCGACCGTTTATCGTGGGCAAGCTGCTGGAAAAAATCCGAGGTACACCGCGGGTGGTGACTGATTTTGGTGATACTGATCCTCGCGTTGCCCTGGAACTCACCCGTAAGCATGAATGGTACACAGGCGTCTCCTGCAACCAGGTGGCCGACTTTATGCGGCAGCATCCGCCTACCGATACTGCCATGTGGGCAGTGGGTATGGACGTAGGAATACGACTTCAGAATATGGTTGCCGGACTCTGCTCCCATGCAGACCGGCGGTGGCTTTCCAATCAGGACTGCCAACAAGCAATCCGCCATCACGTTAGCTGGATTGATAAACATCTTGAATTTAGTGGTGGTATGGCAACATCGCACCTTCTGGGCGGACTGTTGGGTATGATTGCAGCTGGGTCAGTAACAAACGAAGCGCCGATAAAGGAAAAGGGGCTTTGGGCGGCGCGGGAGTTTGTGCAACACATCAGACGTCAGATTTTACCTGACGGAATGAGCTTTGAGGCCAGCACCGCATATCACCGTCATGTAGCCGACATCATGGTTCATGCCACACGGTGGATGATGAACTGTGAACGCATGAAGACAATAGCGAATGCAGAGTACCGGCACACGCTTGAAAAAACCGTGCAGGCACTCGCAGTACTGGAAGCTGCCGGCATGCCATTAATCGGTGATAATGATGACGGCATGGCTGTCAAGGTAAATCCCGAATATCCGGGGACGCCGTCCACTGCCGAGTTGTATCGCGTGTACACACAGGAATGCGGTTTCACATTGCCCAAGCCCCCTGCCGTTAGCTCATACACCGAATACAGTGATTTTGGCCTCAGCATCTGGTTTAAACCGCGTTATACTCTTACCGCCCGGTGCGGTCCGCTGGGACAATACAATAAGGGAGGCCATGCCCACAACGATCAGAACAGCATCACTCTGCTGGCTGATGGCGTACCGTTTATCACCGACAGCGGTAGCTACGTGTATACGTACGATCCTGACCGCCGTAATGCAGACCGGTCTACCCAGGCACATAGTACCGTGGTTTCTGACCATGAACAACGGTCGTGGCCTGGCGGTGCTGACGGTTTATTCTGGATGTTTAACACCAGGCCTGCACCCTTTGTGGAACGCAGCTCATCAACCGAATGGATAGGGAGCGTTATTCATCAAAATAAAAAAGGTTATAAACATACCCGGATCATCCGGCTTGTATCGGACACCGAGATACTGATTCGTGATGAGTTTGACGGTACGGACAGTGCTGCATACATGAACCTGATTCTGCATCCCGGAGTTACTCTTACGGTTATCGATGGCGGTGCCGTACTGGAGCATCTGGGGCGGACTGTGCGGTGTGCCTGGAACGGTTCAGAGGCAACAACCAGGGAGTGCAGTATTGCACCTGCATACCATGTTACGTGCAAAACTGTCAGAATTACCGTTCCACTCCCAGGTAACCATCTTGATTGGAGCATATATTTACCAACATGA
- the asnB gene encoding asparagine synthase (glutamine-hydrolyzing) produces the protein MCGFTAIADTSLTPSEAYSLSERMLAVMAHRGPDARRVEQDGAVSLGHNRLSIIDLSDASHQPLTRSGCTIAFNGEVYNYVELRSELQRDGVVFTTTGDTEVVLQAYLHWQDACLERFIGMWAFAIWDSRKQRLFCARDRFGIKPFHYALSGGRLHIASEIKALRLSPLVSKTLNTDQVARGLYLGWMHHWDETYFTDIKALPAAHALVWQNGSASVTQYAHLNTQQNTTMSFDDSVAQFRELFIDSIRLTSRRDVPMGVCLSGGLDSTSIACCLASQTNEHNVETFTAYYTGAGDVDERPYINHVLAAYPGIKPHYISPTDTDVAEALPVIAAMMDAPLPSSSYISQYFVMKLAAENGIKVVLDGQGSDEIMGGYMHSMYRVIADLIRDVQPADAIREWNAHRKRQLYNPLKSASVLAKSVLTLVREEQQLYELEFRRTYPWILQSSNTAIRLNIPDPAGSHLNGFLHNLVFVTLLPTLLHTEDINSMAFSIESRVPFLDHRLVELCFSMPNNHKIHLGETKRVLRAAMRGIVPDAVLDRKDKTGFVTPGHTTWLRGALRSYLHSDWSVLSDLLDVDKLRHVIKEYENGNNSNALFIWRFVMLKVFAETALR, from the coding sequence ATGTGTGGATTTACAGCCATAGCCGATACCTCTCTTACCCCATCAGAGGCATACTCATTATCGGAGCGGATGCTTGCGGTTATGGCACACCGTGGGCCTGATGCGCGACGCGTGGAGCAGGATGGTGCTGTTTCGCTGGGACATAACCGGCTAAGTATCATTGATTTGTCCGATGCATCACATCAGCCGTTAACACGGTCCGGCTGCACCATAGCGTTTAATGGCGAGGTGTATAATTACGTTGAACTTCGCAGCGAGCTGCAGCGGGATGGTGTGGTGTTTACCACTACGGGTGATACCGAAGTTGTCCTGCAAGCCTACCTGCACTGGCAGGATGCCTGTCTTGAACGCTTCATCGGTATGTGGGCATTTGCAATATGGGACAGCAGGAAACAACGTTTGTTCTGCGCACGCGACCGTTTTGGGATAAAGCCGTTTCACTATGCACTGAGCGGCGGACGGTTGCACATTGCCAGCGAAATCAAGGCTCTTCGGTTGTCGCCATTAGTGTCGAAGACACTGAATACCGACCAGGTGGCCCGTGGACTGTACCTGGGGTGGATGCATCACTGGGACGAAACCTATTTCACCGATATCAAGGCGTTGCCGGCGGCTCATGCACTGGTATGGCAAAACGGGTCAGCGTCAGTAACACAGTACGCACACCTGAACACACAGCAGAATACCACCATGAGTTTTGATGACTCGGTAGCTCAGTTCAGAGAACTGTTTATTGATTCCATCCGCCTGACGTCCCGCCGCGACGTCCCCATGGGCGTGTGTTTAAGCGGAGGTCTGGACAGCACGTCGATTGCCTGCTGCCTGGCATCACAGACCAACGAACACAATGTAGAAACCTTTACCGCCTACTACACGGGCGCAGGTGATGTTGACGAGCGTCCGTATATCAACCACGTCCTTGCCGCCTATCCGGGTATTAAACCCCATTATATTTCGCCAACCGATACCGATGTTGCCGAAGCATTGCCGGTAATTGCTGCAATGATGGATGCTCCCCTGCCGTCAAGCAGCTACATCAGCCAGTACTTCGTAATGAAGCTTGCAGCCGAGAATGGCATTAAGGTTGTGCTGGACGGACAGGGCTCTGACGAGATCATGGGCGGATATATGCACAGCATGTATCGAGTGATTGCTGACCTGATTCGGGACGTGCAGCCTGCTGATGCAATCCGCGAGTGGAACGCACACCGCAAACGCCAGTTATACAATCCTCTTAAAAGCGCATCAGTACTGGCAAAGTCGGTGCTCACCCTGGTTCGCGAAGAGCAGCAGCTCTACGAACTTGAGTTTCGCAGAACCTATCCGTGGATACTGCAAAGCTCCAATACTGCTATCCGGTTAAACATACCCGATCCGGCAGGATCGCACCTGAATGGCTTTCTCCATAACCTTGTGTTTGTAACGCTGTTGCCAACGTTGCTTCATACTGAAGACATCAATTCGATGGCATTTAGTATCGAAAGCAGGGTTCCGTTCCTTGATCACCGGCTGGTTGAGCTTTGCTTCTCGATGCCCAACAACCATAAAATCCATCTGGGTGAAACGAAACGGGTGCTGCGCGCTGCTATGCGCGGTATTGTACCCGATGCGGTTCTTGATCGGAAGGATAAAACCGGCTTTGTAACACCAGGACATACAACGTGGCTGCGGGGTGCGCTGCGTTCGTACCTTCATTCCGACTGGAGTGTGCTTTCGGACCTTCTTGACGTGGACAAACTACGACACGTTATTAAAGAATATGAGAATGGCAACAATAGTAATGCGCTCTTTATCTGGAGGTTCGTCATGCTCAAGGTATTTGCAGAAACTGCGTTACGGTAG
- a CDS encoding LytTR family transcriptional regulator DNA-binding domain-containing protein, whose translation MLLRVLIVAGEALHDSLRSSLRIIDSTPTVVLGRVPHSKALSVIPDVYPDVVLLDAGADSGAVLRSWAQQQLHDVALVCVAPDVHFALDAFHAGATHYLMTPVSDAELEVAVARCGQLLHSTEGSRQNKIAQAKQRSSLAKPYNCQVIALPSASAIEVRRQDALISAHGNGSYTKVVLTDEPPIVLTRSLGDLAAELEDYGLVRVHRSHMVNLLQVRTVQRGRVPALKLSNGVVVDVSDTYRESVFQALRIGRFRGG comes from the coding sequence GTGCTCCTTCGTGTACTCATAGTTGCCGGTGAGGCGCTGCATGATAGTCTTCGCTCCTCACTTCGGATCATCGATTCTACCCCGACTGTGGTACTGGGCAGAGTGCCGCATTCAAAGGCGTTGTCGGTAATCCCGGATGTGTATCCCGATGTGGTACTTCTGGATGCCGGGGCCGACAGTGGGGCTGTGCTGCGCTCATGGGCTCAGCAGCAGTTACACGACGTAGCGCTGGTTTGTGTTGCTCCTGATGTGCATTTTGCCCTTGATGCGTTTCATGCCGGTGCAACGCATTACCTGATGACGCCGGTTTCAGATGCCGAGCTGGAGGTTGCCGTAGCCCGCTGTGGACAGTTACTGCACTCTACAGAAGGGTCACGCCAGAATAAAATCGCCCAGGCTAAACAACGGTCGAGTTTGGCAAAACCATACAACTGCCAGGTTATTGCCCTGCCCTCGGCGTCGGCAATCGAAGTGCGCCGGCAGGATGCCCTGATCAGTGCTCATGGCAATGGCAGTTACACGAAGGTGGTGCTTACCGATGAACCTCCCATTGTACTGACGCGGTCACTGGGGGATCTGGCGGCGGAATTAGAAGACTACGGACTGGTCCGCGTTCACCGGTCGCACATGGTAAACCTGCTCCAGGTACGTACTGTGCAAAGGGGGCGTGTCCCGGCCCTTAAACTGTCGAACGGTGTGGTGGTGGATGTTAGCGATACCTACCGAGAGTCAGTGTTCCAGGCGCTACGTATCGGACGTTTCCGAGGGGGGTAA
- a CDS encoding AEC family transporter encodes MISAFAALFLLISVGLLVRVAVGVQRADAMRKAINDLVYVLLLPLLAFSVVSPIHPDAGILAIPVVPGITVTVCAALAWLIYSRRTTLSRGTTGSLILAAAWGNVTYLGYPFIKFVIGDHVQHIPLLYDMTGNTPMLLTLGIAICMYYGSDTTKFTPSAAFISIIRTPAFIGVMLGLLAAGTGLELPELVTVPIALAGEAVAPLMLITIGLGLRPPTTRQLRTLGPAIIIKLIISPALGFVLISFLGFSTDVSAAMLFESAMPVMMLPLVFAEHYGLDEEIMAQAIVISTTGSLVTLPVVQWIM; translated from the coding sequence ATGATTTCGGCATTTGCTGCACTCTTCCTACTTATCTCCGTTGGTCTGCTTGTACGCGTAGCTGTTGGCGTACAGCGTGCCGATGCAATGAGGAAGGCAATCAACGATCTGGTCTACGTATTACTCCTGCCGTTGCTTGCCTTTAGTGTTGTGAGCCCGATTCATCCTGACGCCGGAATTCTTGCGATCCCTGTCGTTCCTGGTATCACAGTAACCGTATGTGCCGCACTTGCCTGGCTGATCTATTCCCGACGGACCACACTGAGTCGCGGAACTACCGGTTCACTGATTCTGGCGGCTGCCTGGGGCAACGTTACCTATCTGGGCTACCCGTTCATAAAATTCGTTATTGGTGACCATGTGCAGCATATCCCATTGTTGTATGATATGACGGGCAATACACCAATGCTGCTCACGCTGGGCATTGCTATCTGCATGTACTACGGGTCAGACACCACGAAATTTACTCCTTCAGCAGCCTTCATCTCGATAATCCGTACTCCCGCCTTTATTGGCGTCATGCTTGGTCTGCTGGCAGCAGGTACCGGACTGGAGCTGCCGGAGCTTGTTACCGTCCCGATTGCTCTTGCGGGTGAAGCCGTTGCCCCGCTCATGCTGATTACCATAGGGCTTGGCCTCCGACCGCCCACCACACGCCAGCTGCGCACACTGGGTCCTGCAATAATCATTAAGTTGATTATTTCACCGGCACTTGGTTTTGTACTTATTTCATTTCTGGGTTTCAGCACCGACGTATCTGCGGCCATGCTGTTCGAGTCTGCCATGCCGGTGATGATGCTGCCCCTGGTTTTTGCCGAGCACTATGGACTCGACGAAGAAATCATGGCACAGGCAATTGTTATCAGCACCACTGGATCGCTGGTTACGCTGCCTGTAGTGCAGTGGATTATGTAG
- a CDS encoding transposase: protein MITTMFREMISRGFCFDDGLLFVIDGGLGLRKAIEEVFGEYAVIQRCQVHKLRNVLDHQPENARPEWRKLLKQLFSCDDYKHARAMADELIARLQKINPAAAASLNEGIEDVLTLTRLGMRSVFGRSFGTTNVIESANSAIARRTRHVTRWSTGDQRLRWSALALFDAEQSWRRVHNYKRLLMLHRAIVNEVNNRIQNNQTKAIVSRFSTRKRT, encoded by the coding sequence TTTCTGCTTCGATGACGGCCTGTTGTTTGTGATCGATGGCGGGCTAGGCCTTCGAAAGGCGATCGAAGAGGTCTTTGGCGAATATGCCGTCATTCAGCGCTGCCAAGTGCACAAGTTGCGCAATGTGCTTGACCATCAGCCGGAGAACGCACGTCCAGAATGGCGCAAACTTCTGAAGCAATTGTTTTCCTGCGATGACTACAAACACGCACGCGCTATGGCTGATGAACTCATAGCACGATTGCAGAAGATCAATCCCGCCGCTGCTGCATCACTCAATGAGGGCATCGAAGACGTACTGACCCTAACACGACTCGGCATGCGATCTGTGTTCGGCCGTTCGTTCGGCACGACAAATGTGATCGAGTCGGCGAACTCTGCCATAGCACGTCGTACGAGGCACGTTACGCGATGGTCCACAGGTGATCAGCGGCTACGGTGGTCAGCTCTCGCTCTCTTCGACGCAGAACAATCATGGCGACGAGTACATAACTATAAAAGATTGCTTATGTTGCACCGAGCGATCGTAAACGAAGTAAACAACAGAATCCAAAACAATCAAACCAAAGCTATAGTCTCTCGATTTTCAACTAGGAAACGGACATAG